The following are encoded in a window of Paraburkholderia sp. HP33-1 genomic DNA:
- a CDS encoding D-amino acid dehydrogenase, with translation MKTIVLGGGVIGVATAFYLSQQGCDVTVIEREPDVALSTSFGNAGVIAPGYVTPWAAPGMPTKILRYLFKPTSPLIFRPTLDPAQWRWIARWLRECNLERFSVNKQRMQRIAYYSRACLHEFRGRHPFDYGRSQGYLQLFRSEYDVELAQPALAVLRDAGITHREVSAAQCVEIEPGLRWARQAPFSGLYLPDDEAGDCARFTRELRAICERNGVSFRFDTRVKSLDVEDATVRGVRIQSEHGAQTLPADAVVVALGVDSAALLAPLGVKVPLYPVKGYSATLPVIDEEKAPRAALMDESLKTAITRFGNNLRIAGTAELGNRQTTLREQALQTLLTVLRDWFPHAANATSAHFWVGRRPMTPDGAPLLGPCNIDNLWLNLGHGSTGWAMSMGSGRVVADLITQRKPEIDLDGLTLARYRK, from the coding sequence ATGAAAACGATCGTTCTCGGCGGCGGCGTGATCGGCGTCGCCACTGCTTTTTATCTGTCACAGCAAGGCTGCGACGTGACGGTGATCGAGCGCGAACCCGACGTCGCCTTGTCCACGAGTTTCGGGAACGCCGGCGTGATCGCGCCGGGCTACGTGACGCCGTGGGCCGCCCCCGGCATGCCGACGAAAATCCTCAGGTACCTGTTCAAGCCTACCTCGCCGTTGATCTTCCGACCCACGCTCGATCCGGCCCAATGGCGCTGGATTGCGCGCTGGCTGCGCGAGTGCAACCTCGAACGCTTTAGCGTGAACAAGCAGCGGATGCAGCGCATCGCGTACTACAGTCGCGCGTGCCTGCATGAATTCCGCGGCCGTCATCCGTTCGACTACGGCCGCAGCCAAGGCTATCTGCAGCTGTTTCGCAGCGAGTACGACGTCGAGCTCGCGCAGCCGGCGCTCGCGGTGCTGCGTGACGCGGGCATCACGCATCGCGAAGTCAGCGCCGCGCAATGCGTGGAGATCGAACCGGGCCTGCGCTGGGCACGTCAGGCGCCGTTTTCCGGCCTCTATCTGCCCGACGACGAAGCCGGTGACTGTGCGCGCTTCACTCGCGAGCTGCGCGCGATCTGCGAGCGCAATGGTGTGAGCTTTCGCTTCGACACACGCGTCAAATCGCTCGATGTCGAGGATGCGACCGTGCGCGGCGTGCGTATTCAAAGCGAGCACGGTGCACAGACGCTGCCGGCCGACGCGGTGGTCGTCGCGCTCGGGGTCGATAGCGCCGCGCTGCTCGCGCCGCTCGGCGTCAAGGTGCCGCTCTATCCGGTGAAGGGCTATTCCGCGACGCTGCCCGTGATCGACGAAGAAAAAGCGCCGCGCGCGGCGCTGATGGACGAGTCGCTGAAGACTGCGATCACGCGCTTCGGCAACAACCTGCGCATCGCGGGGACGGCGGAGCTCGGTAATCGCCAGACGACGCTGCGCGAGCAAGCGTTGCAAACGCTGCTGACGGTGCTGCGCGACTGGTTTCCGCACGCCGCCAATGCGACTTCCGCGCACTTCTGGGTCGGCCGCCGGCCGATGACGCCCGATGGCGCGCCGCTGCTCGGTCCATGCAACATCGACAACTTATGGCTGAACCTCGGGCACGGCTCGACGGGTTGGGCGATGTCGATGGGCTCGGGGCGGGTGGTTGCGGATCTGATCACGCAACGCAAGCCGGAGATTGATCTCGATGGGTTGACGCTCGCGCGCTATCGCAAATGA